In Priestia megaterium NBRC 15308 = ATCC 14581, the following proteins share a genomic window:
- a CDS encoding peptidoglycan D,D-transpeptidase FtsI family protein — protein MKTKKRKKTHVSFRINWLFIVVFLLFSALILRLGFVQIVYGENYKREVEKTEDETVDSPVPRGKMLDRYDRVIVDNKPLNAVTYTRLKGVTQEDKLKVAKKLATLIDVPVTTDVFGKSNKKKDKNTIKLTERDLKDYWIATHPKAAAKKITAADKQKVKEGQLSEDDLYPLQLKRITKNELLSVKDDLEVIAIKSKMEGGYALTAQIIKSGLTDKELAVISEQLGELPGVDTTTYWDRMYTYDGLLSTLLGKITSADEGLPSENLQYYLSHGYSRNDRVGKSYLEKQYEDVLRGQKARVQNVTDRSGNLVSQETVTEGQRGSDLILTIDMELQKQVEDILTKAVTSGAAGSRLMDRAFAIMMDPHTGDILAMGGKQLVTDKKTGARKVQDFALGNMTTSYEVGSAVKGATVLAGLDSGAIQPGTVFYDAPMTFAGGTKKKSSHNMGATGIQKALEQSSNVFMYRTVMSMAGETYRPGGRLNIPPSIFNKLRSYYSQFGLGISTGIELENESTGIRNTVTNEPGKALDFGIGQYDTYTPLQLVQYISTIANGGYRMKPHLVKEIREPELDSELKGSVQSSFEPEVLNRITMSQSEIDIVKEGFRRVVTSSHGTGRLLNTGKYRQYNIAGKSGTAETFNKGVSVRNSTFVSYAPYDNPEVAVAVVIPSAYVAGTSNTLSKTITGDSIKAYFDLKKEGEKEVEQKEEDAKTGNTELNGVKKDDNEQ, from the coding sequence ATGAAAACTAAAAAGCGCAAAAAAACACATGTCTCATTTCGAATTAACTGGCTGTTTATTGTGGTTTTCCTGCTTTTTTCTGCACTCATTTTACGATTAGGCTTCGTACAGATCGTGTACGGAGAGAACTATAAACGAGAAGTTGAAAAAACAGAAGATGAAACGGTAGATTCACCGGTTCCTCGCGGAAAGATGCTAGACCGCTATGACCGCGTTATCGTGGATAATAAACCGTTGAACGCTGTCACGTACACGCGTTTGAAAGGCGTCACTCAAGAAGACAAGCTAAAAGTAGCTAAAAAGCTTGCTACTCTTATTGATGTTCCTGTTACAACAGACGTGTTTGGCAAATCGAATAAAAAGAAAGATAAAAATACGATTAAGCTAACAGAACGCGACTTAAAAGATTACTGGATTGCAACTCATCCAAAAGCAGCAGCGAAAAAAATTACCGCAGCGGATAAGCAAAAAGTAAAAGAAGGTCAACTTTCTGAAGACGATTTATACCCTCTTCAGCTAAAGCGCATCACAAAAAACGAACTTTTATCGGTGAAAGATGACCTTGAAGTGATTGCTATTAAAAGTAAGATGGAAGGCGGCTACGCGTTAACCGCTCAAATTATTAAAAGCGGATTAACCGATAAAGAGCTTGCCGTCATTAGTGAGCAGCTGGGTGAATTACCAGGCGTTGATACGACAACTTACTGGGACCGTATGTATACATACGACGGCTTACTTAGCACGCTGCTTGGTAAAATCACATCAGCTGATGAAGGATTGCCAAGCGAAAACTTACAGTACTATTTATCACACGGCTACAGCCGTAACGACCGAGTAGGAAAAAGTTATTTAGAAAAGCAGTACGAAGACGTTCTTCGCGGTCAAAAAGCCCGCGTGCAAAACGTAACGGACCGCTCTGGCAACCTAGTGAGCCAAGAGACCGTTACTGAAGGTCAGCGCGGCAGTGACTTAATTTTAACAATTGATATGGAACTTCAAAAACAAGTCGAAGATATTTTAACAAAAGCTGTGACATCTGGAGCAGCTGGTTCACGATTAATGGACCGAGCGTTTGCTATTATGATGGACCCTCACACGGGAGACATTTTAGCAATGGGTGGAAAACAGCTCGTTACAGATAAAAAGACGGGAGCACGAAAAGTACAAGATTTTGCTCTTGGTAACATGACCACTTCTTATGAAGTAGGTTCGGCTGTAAAAGGAGCTACTGTTCTTGCAGGTCTTGACTCAGGCGCTATTCAGCCCGGAACGGTGTTTTATGATGCACCGATGACATTTGCTGGAGGCACTAAGAAAAAGTCTTCACATAATATGGGAGCTACCGGAATCCAAAAAGCTCTAGAACAATCATCAAACGTGTTCATGTACCGCACGGTTATGAGCATGGCTGGTGAAACGTACCGCCCTGGCGGCAGACTGAACATTCCACCGTCTATCTTTAATAAGCTGCGCTCATACTATAGCCAGTTTGGTCTTGGAATTTCAACGGGCATCGAATTAGAAAACGAATCAACCGGTATTCGCAATACCGTAACAAATGAACCAGGTAAAGCGCTGGATTTTGGTATTGGACAATATGATACGTACACACCGCTTCAGCTTGTTCAATACATTTCAACGATTGCAAACGGTGGATATCGCATGAAGCCACATCTAGTAAAAGAAATTCGTGAGCCTGAGCTTGATAGCGAACTAAAAGGAAGCGTACAAAGCTCTTTTGAGCCGGAAGTATTAAACCGTATTACAATGAGCCAATCGGAAATTGACATTGTTAAGGAAGGCTTCCGCCGCGTAGTCACAAGCTCACATGGTACAGGGCGTTTACTTAACACTGGAAAATATCGTCAGTATAACATTGCTGGTAAATCCGGGACAGCTGAAACCTTTAACAAAGGCGTAAGCGTCCGTAACTCTACATTCGTTTCATACGCGCCTTATGATAATCCGGAAGTAGCAGTAGCAGTTGTCATCCCTTCTGCTTATGTAGCAGGTACATCTAATACGTTAAGTAAAACTATTACAGGCGATTCTATTAAAGCTTACTTCGATCTTAAAAAAGAAGGCGAAAAAGAAGTAGAGCAAAAAGAAGAAGATGCAAAAACAGGAAATACAGAATTAAACGGCGTAAAAAAAGATGATAATGAACAATAA
- a CDS encoding ABC transporter substrate-binding protein: MKMKRLSIMSGVLATSLLFATACSNSGTDSKASKSTGSGDQVVIDMFQFKVEIADQLKELTDEYTKEHPNVKFNIQTVGGGADYGAALKAQFASGNEPDIFNNGGFQEAQTWKDKLEDLSDQPWVDNLYDIAKEPMTMDGKIYGQPLNLEGYGFIYNKDLFEKAGIKELPKTLPELEAASKKLKAKGITPFSNGYGEWWVLGNHLFNIPMAQQDDPDAFIKGLNEGKAKFEGNETFKQFMNLFDLTLKYGNKNPLTTDYNTQVTQFASGETAMMQQGNWTVNMITKINPDMKMGFIPMPISNDAKKNDKLAIGVPNNWVVNKNAPDADKKAAKEFLNWMVSSKEGQKFLVEKFKFIPAFKNIDGKGIDSLSDDILKYSEEGKTLSWNWFKYPEGTVQEVGAAMQSYAGKQMTEEEFMKKLDTIWAKMKK, translated from the coding sequence ATGAAAATGAAAAGGCTTTCAATAATGTCTGGCGTGTTAGCAACATCACTTTTATTTGCGACAGCATGTTCAAACTCAGGTACGGATTCAAAAGCAAGTAAATCAACAGGCTCAGGTGATCAAGTTGTTATTGATATGTTCCAGTTCAAAGTGGAAATTGCAGATCAGCTGAAAGAATTAACGGATGAATACACAAAAGAACATCCAAACGTAAAGTTTAACATCCAAACAGTCGGCGGAGGCGCGGACTATGGTGCAGCATTAAAAGCACAGTTTGCCTCTGGAAATGAACCTGATATCTTTAACAATGGAGGGTTCCAAGAAGCGCAAACGTGGAAGGATAAATTAGAAGATTTATCTGATCAGCCGTGGGTAGATAATCTGTATGATATCGCCAAAGAACCGATGACAATGGACGGGAAAATTTATGGTCAGCCGCTAAACTTAGAAGGTTATGGTTTTATTTATAATAAAGATTTATTTGAAAAAGCAGGCATTAAAGAATTACCTAAAACGCTGCCAGAATTAGAAGCAGCTTCTAAAAAGCTTAAAGCAAAAGGAATTACGCCATTTTCTAATGGATACGGCGAGTGGTGGGTGCTAGGTAACCACTTATTTAATATTCCAATGGCACAGCAAGACGATCCAGATGCGTTTATTAAAGGTCTAAACGAAGGCAAGGCAAAATTTGAAGGCAATGAAACGTTTAAGCAATTTATGAATCTGTTCGATTTAACGTTAAAGTATGGAAATAAAAATCCACTAACGACAGACTACAATACACAAGTTACTCAATTTGCTTCTGGTGAAACAGCAATGATGCAACAAGGTAACTGGACGGTAAATATGATTACGAAAATTAATCCGGACATGAAAATGGGCTTTATTCCAATGCCAATCAGCAACGATGCAAAGAAAAATGATAAACTAGCAATCGGAGTTCCAAATAACTGGGTAGTAAACAAAAATGCCCCAGATGCAGATAAAAAAGCAGCGAAGGAATTCTTAAATTGGATGGTTTCTTCTAAAGAGGGTCAAAAATTCTTAGTTGAAAAGTTCAAGTTCATTCCAGCGTTCAAAAACATCGATGGAAAAGGAATTGATTCTTTATCTGATGATATCTTAAAATACTCTGAAGAAGGTAAAACATTATCTTGGAACTGGTTTAAGTATCCGGAAGGAACGGTTCAAGAAGTCGGCGCAGCAATGCAGTCTTACGCAGGTAAGCAAATGACAGAAGAAGAGTTTATGAAGAAATTAGATACAATTTGGGCAAAAATGAAAAAATAA
- a CDS encoding cache domain-containing sensor histidine kinase, producing the protein MKGWSIRKKLILFFLFATVIPFLISTIFTYQYTKETVKNRFISTNYQVIKNGSNDLSDYLNEIANITKRLYGYHPFIKVLDEGVSSDLGANQLEISRTLLYLYNTRPEIEQLHLYIENGHDSYTAYNSKVSSRGKYDDIYTQPYYSYLNKNHKFLVIEPTHEIYSYNNLSTLIDSLPNQVISFHQRIDEIPSDKLLAYLSLDINMTQIQSISQRLYNEESEDFYLMNNKGKVLYSSDSKVIGKNENYAWVKALTSQKDHSMEWEDKSFSGVLMYEKLKQPFEDLYMVKRIPYSVLYEDARKTALMNVLIGLPFLCMLVIATLFISVRFTQPINVLIRNMKEVEKGSFEVRFKSLGNDEFGVLGRHFTSMVETINDLIERKFRLELENKSTQLKVLQSQINPHFLYNAFQSIGTLALKHKAVEVYSLLTSLSHIMRYSMNMKEDIVSLKQEVDHVKAFLSLQKQRFGSKFEYELNIEKEAELMRIPKMILQPLVENSFKHGLETRTGSGKLLISAELNGEELILTVSDNGKGIGQQELNQLKTRLQQSYNQTDEHIGLQNIYERLRIYYGDHASMQISSQENHDFTVVIKLTTIEEKRDSDESINRG; encoded by the coding sequence GTGAAAGGCTGGAGCATACGCAAGAAATTAATTTTGTTTTTCTTATTCGCAACGGTTATTCCATTTTTAATTTCGACGATTTTTACGTATCAATACACAAAAGAAACGGTTAAGAACCGATTTATTTCTACCAACTATCAAGTTATTAAAAATGGAAGCAATGATTTGAGCGATTACTTAAATGAAATTGCTAATATTACAAAAAGGCTGTACGGCTACCACCCATTTATTAAAGTGTTAGATGAAGGTGTATCAAGTGACTTAGGAGCCAATCAACTGGAAATATCACGAACTCTTCTTTATTTATATAATACTCGTCCAGAGATTGAACAGCTCCATCTTTACATTGAAAACGGGCATGACTCATATACAGCTTATAATTCGAAAGTGAGCAGCAGAGGGAAGTATGATGATATTTACACTCAGCCTTACTATTCTTATTTAAATAAAAATCATAAATTTCTTGTGATTGAGCCTACCCATGAAATTTATAGCTACAATAATTTATCAACGTTAATTGATTCACTGCCGAATCAAGTTATTAGCTTTCATCAGCGGATTGATGAGATTCCATCAGACAAGTTGTTAGCTTATCTATCTTTAGACATTAATATGACACAAATTCAATCTATATCGCAGCGTCTATATAATGAAGAGTCAGAAGATTTTTATTTAATGAACAATAAAGGTAAGGTTTTGTATTCCTCTGATTCAAAGGTTATTGGAAAAAATGAAAACTACGCGTGGGTGAAGGCGCTCACTTCTCAAAAAGACCATAGTATGGAATGGGAAGATAAAAGCTTCTCAGGCGTATTAATGTATGAAAAGCTTAAACAGCCCTTTGAGGACTTGTACATGGTGAAACGAATTCCTTACAGTGTTTTATATGAGGATGCAAGAAAGACAGCACTTATGAATGTATTAATTGGCCTGCCATTTTTGTGTATGCTCGTTATCGCTACGCTTTTTATATCAGTACGTTTTACACAGCCGATTAACGTATTGATTCGCAATATGAAAGAAGTGGAAAAAGGATCATTTGAGGTGCGGTTTAAGTCGCTTGGAAACGATGAATTTGGTGTTTTAGGAAGGCATTTTACCTCTATGGTAGAAACAATTAATGACTTGATTGAACGTAAATTTCGATTGGAATTAGAAAATAAATCAACGCAGCTAAAAGTGCTGCAGTCACAAATTAATCCGCATTTTTTATACAACGCATTTCAATCGATTGGAACTCTTGCTCTTAAGCATAAAGCAGTTGAAGTATATTCTTTATTAACCTCACTTTCCCACATTATGCGTTACAGCATGAATATGAAAGAGGATATCGTTAGCTTAAAGCAAGAAGTCGATCACGTAAAAGCTTTCTTAAGTCTGCAAAAGCAGCGGTTTGGTTCAAAGTTTGAGTATGAGTTAAATATCGAAAAAGAAGCAGAGCTTATGCGAATACCGAAAATGATTTTGCAGCCTCTTGTTGAGAATTCTTTTAAGCATGGATTAGAAACCCGTACAGGAAGCGGAAAGCTGTTGATTTCAGCGGAGTTGAACGGTGAAGAACTGATTCTAACTGTTTCTGATAACGGAAAAGGGATAGGGCAACAAGAGTTGAATCAATTAAAAACGAGACTTCAGCAATCGTATAATCAAACAGATGAGCATATTGGGTTGCAAAACATTTATGAACGACTTCGCATCTACTATGGAGATCATGCTTCAATGCAAATTAGCAGTCAAGAAAATCACGATTTTACCGTTGTCATAAAGCTAACAACAATTGAAGAAAAGAGGGATAGTGATGAAAGTATTAATCGTGGATGA
- a CDS encoding response regulator translates to MKVLIVDDEEHVREGIKLLGQWEEHEITDVIEADSGEQAIALIEDHEPEIIFTDMKMPNIDGIALLEWIKENSPSSKTIVVTGYDDYHYMRKAIHFGSTDYILKPVDPSILNDTLVRAVTQWKKEEESRKVHNSSYRLINEMKPIYRDRKLTQLMNNYLLNQSIYEEFGFHLTREYEVGIVRVDESIIRSFGGDRDLAYFSILNVINEMLMEEENGVAFRYLSNKWEIIIIFWNDFERITSLLTTLHTAIRRTLDVSCRIARGCKVSSIDQLMKSYEDAKNSLLLSNVLDQNKVKVYGEQDVLASALLINMMDYNSKIEEALQVGKFEAFLPVFNEIITAFEAQNYLSLKQILHFEQEYQLLSQHWLKRYHIPYTINNGPEYVLSFFYNQDGQFQLAKYVERKKREVKRFLKVVKRYSKQNNRDVIYEIEQYLQQNFHRDVKLQEISERFYLSREYISRKFKQEFQENISDYMVKVRMNKAKSLLLNEELKIYEIANMIGYHDDKYFRKVFKKVEGITPNEYRSLTV, encoded by the coding sequence ATGAAAGTATTAATCGTGGATGATGAAGAGCATGTAAGAGAAGGAATAAAGCTGCTTGGACAGTGGGAAGAGCATGAAATTACAGATGTGATAGAAGCTGATAGCGGTGAGCAAGCGATTGCGCTTATCGAGGATCATGAACCGGAAATCATTTTTACTGATATGAAGATGCCTAATATCGATGGAATTGCTTTGTTGGAGTGGATTAAAGAGAATTCACCTTCTAGCAAAACGATTGTGGTAACAGGGTATGATGACTACCACTATATGCGTAAAGCTATTCATTTTGGAAGCACGGATTACATTCTAAAGCCAGTGGATCCTTCGATTTTAAACGATACGCTTGTACGAGCTGTAACCCAATGGAAGAAAGAAGAAGAGTCCAGAAAAGTTCATAATAGCAGCTATCGTTTAATCAATGAAATGAAGCCGATTTATCGAGATCGAAAACTGACGCAGTTAATGAACAATTATTTGCTAAATCAATCAATCTATGAAGAGTTTGGTTTCCATCTGACTAGAGAATATGAAGTGGGGATTGTACGTGTAGATGAATCTATCATTCGTTCTTTTGGCGGTGACCGGGATTTAGCCTATTTTTCAATTTTAAATGTAATCAATGAAATGCTGATGGAAGAAGAAAATGGGGTAGCCTTCCGTTATTTATCAAATAAGTGGGAAATTATCATTATATTTTGGAATGATTTTGAACGCATAACCTCTTTACTGACGACTTTACATACAGCCATTCGCCGTACGTTAGACGTGAGCTGTCGGATTGCAAGAGGGTGCAAAGTTTCTTCTATTGATCAGCTAATGAAATCCTATGAAGATGCGAAAAATTCGCTTTTATTAAGCAATGTTCTTGATCAAAATAAAGTGAAGGTCTACGGCGAGCAAGACGTTTTAGCAAGTGCTTTATTAATAAATATGATGGACTATAACAGTAAAATTGAAGAAGCGCTGCAAGTCGGGAAGTTTGAAGCCTTTTTGCCGGTATTCAACGAAATTATCACAGCTTTTGAAGCACAAAATTATCTCTCATTAAAGCAAATTCTGCATTTTGAGCAGGAATATCAGCTGTTAAGTCAGCATTGGTTAAAAAGATATCACATTCCTTATACGATAAATAACGGTCCTGAATATGTCCTTTCTTTCTTCTATAACCAAGATGGGCAGTTTCAGCTAGCAAAGTATGTAGAGAGGAAGAAGCGTGAAGTAAAGCGATTTTTAAAAGTAGTAAAAAGGTATAGCAAGCAAAACAATCGCGACGTTATTTATGAAATCGAACAATATTTGCAGCAAAATTTTCATCGAGATGTGAAGCTTCAAGAAATATCGGAACGTTTCTATCTAAGCCGTGAATACATTTCGAGAAAGTTTAAGCAAGAATTTCAAGAAAACATTTCAGATTATATGGTGAAAGTCAGAATGAATAAAGCCAAATCACTTTTACTAAATGAAGAACTAAAAATCTATGAAATTGCGAATATGATTGGATATCATGATGATAAATACTTTCGAAAAGTGTTTAAAAAAGTAGAAGGCATTACGCCAAATGAGTATCGCAGTTTGACCGTATAA
- the yhfH gene encoding protein YhfH has protein sequence MLEKMTEFFKRLPNKKCVECGNDIEEQHECYGNKCDHCLDIMK, from the coding sequence ATGTTAGAAAAAATGACTGAATTTTTCAAAAGATTACCCAATAAAAAGTGCGTAGAATGCGGAAACGACATTGAGGAACAGCATGAATGCTACGGAAACAAATGTGATCACTGTCTAGATATCATGAAATAA
- a CDS encoding MBL fold metallo-hydrolase: MKVTVIGFWGGYPAVSEATSSYLVEHDGFQLLVDCGSGALAQLQKYAKPEEIDAMILSHYHHDHVADVGVFQYARLIQTHLGNAVQELSIYGHTYDQESFNKLTHKGITKGVEYDPSQKLEVGPFTIEFMKTKHPVVCYAMRISAGNQTVVYTADSSYLEEFVSFSEEADLLICECNFYANQDGRGAGHMTSTEAGTLASKASVKHLMLTHLPHYGEHQQLVEEAAAHYRGTLTLAESGYVWE, from the coding sequence ATGAAAGTAACTGTTATTGGTTTTTGGGGAGGATATCCTGCGGTTTCAGAAGCTACTTCTAGCTATTTAGTGGAGCACGATGGATTTCAGCTGCTTGTTGATTGTGGAAGCGGTGCATTGGCTCAGCTGCAAAAATATGCAAAGCCAGAAGAAATAGATGCTATGATTTTATCTCATTATCATCATGATCACGTGGCTGATGTCGGAGTATTTCAATATGCACGCCTCATTCAGACTCATCTAGGAAACGCTGTTCAGGAACTTTCTATTTACGGACATACATATGATCAGGAAAGCTTCAACAAACTTACTCATAAAGGAATTACTAAAGGGGTAGAGTATGATCCGAGTCAAAAACTTGAAGTTGGGCCTTTTACCATCGAATTTATGAAAACGAAACATCCAGTCGTTTGTTATGCCATGAGAATAAGTGCCGGCAATCAAACTGTCGTGTACACAGCGGACTCTAGTTATTTAGAAGAGTTTGTTTCCTTCTCAGAAGAAGCAGATCTTCTTATTTGTGAATGTAATTTTTATGCCAATCAAGATGGAAGAGGCGCTGGACACATGACAAGCACAGAAGCCGGTACACTTGCTTCAAAAGCAAGTGTCAAACACCTCATGCTTACTCACCTTCCGCACTATGGAGAACATCAACAGCTAGTAGAGGAAGCCGCTGCTCATTATAGAGGTACGCTTACGTTAGCTGAATCAGGATATGTATGGGAATAA
- a CDS encoding lipoate--protein ligase yields the protein MLFIDNQKNYDPRINLAIEEYALKHLDINETYLLFYINEPSIIIGKNQNTIEEINTKYVEDQQIHVVRRLSGGGAVYHDKGNLNFSFITKDDGNSFHNFKKFTEPVVEALKKLGVNAELSGRNDLMAEGRKISGNAQFSTKGRMFSHGTLLFDSEIENVVSALKVKKDKIESKGIKSIRNRVANISEFLEQKVTVEEFREMLLRYIFDGEENITEYKLTEKDWETIHQISKERYQSWDWNYGKSPKFNLQHSHRFPVGQIDVRLEVNKGKIDACTIYGDFFGVGDVQEVQEKLTGVRYEKASIEQALEDIDIPHYFGNITKEEFVELIY from the coding sequence ATGTTATTTATTGATAATCAAAAAAATTATGATCCCCGAATTAACTTAGCAATTGAAGAGTATGCGCTCAAGCATCTAGACATTAATGAGACATATCTGCTGTTTTATATTAATGAACCTTCTATTATTATTGGAAAAAACCAGAACACCATTGAGGAGATTAATACAAAATATGTTGAAGATCAGCAAATTCATGTAGTGAGACGTCTGTCTGGAGGCGGTGCCGTTTATCATGATAAAGGAAATTTAAACTTCAGCTTTATTACGAAAGACGATGGAAATAGCTTTCATAATTTTAAAAAATTTACCGAGCCGGTCGTGGAAGCGTTAAAGAAATTAGGAGTTAATGCCGAACTAAGCGGACGAAATGATTTAATGGCTGAAGGACGGAAAATTTCTGGAAATGCTCAGTTTTCAACGAAAGGGAGAATGTTCAGCCATGGAACTCTTCTTTTTGATTCAGAGATTGAAAACGTTGTATCAGCGTTAAAAGTAAAAAAAGATAAAATTGAATCCAAAGGCATTAAGTCTATTCGAAATAGAGTAGCAAATATCAGCGAATTTTTAGAACAGAAAGTAACGGTGGAAGAGTTTAGAGAAATGCTGCTTCGATATATCTTTGACGGAGAAGAAAATATAACAGAATATAAACTAACGGAAAAAGATTGGGAAACGATTCATCAAATTTCTAAAGAGCGCTATCAGTCATGGGATTGGAACTATGGAAAATCACCTAAATTTAACTTACAGCACTCTCACCGCTTTCCTGTGGGACAAATCGACGTTCGTTTAGAAGTGAATAAAGGAAAAATCGATGCTTGCACCATTTACGGAGATTTCTTTGGAGTGGGGGATGTCCAGGAAGTGCAGGAAAAATTAACAGGTGTTCGTTATGAAAAAGCTTCTATTGAACAAGCCTTAGAAGACATCGATATTCCACATTATTTTGGTAATATTACAAAAGAAGAGTTTGTTGAATTAATCTATTAA
- a CDS encoding fatty acid--CoA ligase family protein, protein MNLSAQLHKTAEQFPQKSAYVFMDQETSYANLDASVSKFADGLKQLGVKKGDHIALIVGNSPHFVIGLYGALRVGATVIPINPIYTADEISYMLQDGDVKAVIAVDLLLPILKRIIGHAPFLEHVILCETTDTVENIPSYFHTFSQVVNRGEATYDFLELREEDVALILYTSGTTGKPKGAMLTHKNIYSNAQDVADYLSINGNDRVVAALPMFHVFCLTVSLNAPLMNGGTILIEPKFSPSSIFELIQNRQATIFAGVPTMYNFLLQHDKGKKEHFHTVRLCISGGASMPVALLTNFERKFGVMVAEGYGLSEASPVTCFNPIDRERKAGSIGTSIMNVENKVVNELGEEVEVGQVGELIVKGPNVMKGYYKLPEDTEYALRDGWLYTGDLARMDKEGYFYIVDRKKDLIIVGGYNVYPREVEEVLYAHRDIVEVAVIGVPDPSLGECVKCYVVCNNQEITEEKLIAYCKEHLAKYKVPSEIEFLKELPKNTTGKILRRALKQQVSQE, encoded by the coding sequence ATGAATTTGTCAGCACAGCTTCATAAAACAGCTGAGCAATTTCCACAAAAATCGGCATATGTTTTTATGGACCAGGAAACATCTTATGCAAATCTTGATGCATCGGTATCTAAGTTTGCTGATGGTCTGAAGCAGTTGGGTGTAAAAAAAGGAGATCATATCGCTTTGATTGTCGGCAACTCGCCTCATTTTGTGATTGGATTGTACGGTGCTCTTCGAGTAGGAGCTACTGTTATACCGATTAATCCTATTTACACAGCGGATGAAATTAGCTACATGCTTCAGGATGGAGATGTAAAAGCAGTTATTGCGGTTGATTTACTTCTCCCTATTTTAAAGAGAATCATTGGACACGCTCCATTTTTGGAACACGTTATCTTATGTGAAACGACAGATACAGTGGAAAATATACCTTCTTATTTTCACACGTTTTCGCAAGTTGTAAACAGAGGGGAAGCTACATATGATTTTCTGGAGTTAAGAGAAGAAGATGTGGCCCTCATTCTGTATACGTCAGGAACAACTGGAAAACCAAAAGGAGCTATGCTTACACATAAGAATATTTATTCAAATGCTCAAGACGTAGCAGATTATTTAAGTATAAATGGGAATGACCGAGTCGTAGCTGCTTTGCCGATGTTTCACGTATTTTGTTTAACTGTTTCATTGAATGCGCCTTTAATGAATGGAGGAACGATATTAATTGAACCAAAATTCAGTCCATCTTCTATATTTGAATTAATTCAAAATCGACAAGCGACGATTTTTGCCGGCGTTCCCACAATGTATAATTTCTTACTTCAGCACGACAAAGGGAAAAAAGAGCACTTTCACACGGTAAGGCTTTGTATATCAGGGGGGGCATCAATGCCGGTGGCACTTCTAACCAATTTTGAACGTAAGTTTGGGGTAATGGTAGCAGAAGGGTATGGATTATCTGAGGCTTCTCCTGTGACGTGTTTCAATCCGATTGATCGAGAGAGAAAAGCCGGTTCTATAGGCACATCTATTATGAATGTTGAAAATAAAGTGGTAAACGAACTAGGAGAAGAAGTAGAAGTAGGACAAGTCGGCGAACTTATCGTCAAAGGCCCTAACGTGATGAAAGGGTATTACAAGCTTCCTGAAGACACGGAATATGCTCTCCGAGATGGTTGGCTGTATACAGGTGACTTAGCAAGAATGGATAAGGAAGGTTATTTTTATATCGTTGACCGTAAAAAAGATTTAATTATCGTAGGAGGATATAACGTTTATCCTCGCGAAGTAGAAGAAGTGCTATATGCGCATCGGGATATTGTAGAAGTGGCTGTTATTGGAGTCCCTGATCCTTCCTTAGGTGAATGTGTGAAGTGTTACGTGGTTTGCAATAATCAAGAGATAACGGAAGAGAAGCTTATTGCCTACTGCAAAGAGCACCTTGCTAAATATAAAGTGCCAAGTGAAATTGAATTTTTAAAAGAACTTCCTAAAAATACAACGGGAAAAATTTTACGTCGTGCACTGAAGCAACAAGTATCCCAGGAGTGA